A region of Chitinophaga horti DNA encodes the following proteins:
- a CDS encoding sensor histidine kinase, giving the protein MLRNLSKYWWCQILGWGLYSVIFIFFAFFFDRVGVALVLHTLLVMVLGIFFTHCLRAVALKYKWIELPFERAVFRFFFGIIICAIPDAAILNAFMLLFGPVPDDLLPRLAFSFLQQSALITSWVAIYFTWHYVERSRNVQFDRLKLEATVRTLELKTIKAQLNPHFIFNALNSIRALVDEDPQRARTAITELSNILRSSMQAEKVEMVSLENELNIVKDYLALEHIRFEERLKIQYDIEADTLELPIPPMMLQTLVENAIKHGISREIRGGTISVGSHVKEMQHELTIRNTGQIRGEASNGGGFGLQSTRQRLELLFGKRASFEIRNLDAQTVEAKVLMPLF; this is encoded by the coding sequence ATGCTCAGAAACTTGTCCAAATATTGGTGGTGCCAGATTTTAGGTTGGGGACTCTATTCCGTGATCTTCATTTTCTTCGCATTTTTCTTTGACAGAGTTGGGGTTGCGCTGGTATTGCATACATTGCTGGTAATGGTGTTGGGCATCTTTTTCACCCATTGCCTTCGTGCAGTCGCGCTAAAATATAAGTGGATCGAGTTGCCATTCGAACGTGCGGTGTTTCGCTTTTTCTTCGGCATTATCATTTGTGCTATTCCCGATGCCGCTATCCTGAACGCCTTCATGTTGCTGTTCGGCCCTGTGCCGGACGATCTGCTGCCGCGTTTAGCGTTTTCGTTCCTGCAGCAATCTGCGCTCATCACTTCCTGGGTAGCCATTTACTTCACCTGGCATTACGTGGAAAGAAGCCGTAACGTGCAGTTCGACCGCCTGAAGCTGGAAGCGACGGTGCGAACTTTGGAGCTTAAGACGATCAAGGCGCAGCTGAACCCGCATTTTATTTTCAATGCGTTAAACAGCATACGGGCATTGGTAGATGAAGACCCGCAGCGGGCGCGTACTGCCATTACCGAATTGTCGAATATCCTGCGCAGCTCTATGCAGGCCGAAAAGGTAGAAATGGTGAGCCTGGAAAATGAGTTGAACATCGTAAAAGATTACCTCGCCCTGGAGCACATCCGGTTCGAGGAACGGCTGAAAATACAGTACGACATCGAGGCGGATACGCTGGAGTTGCCTATCCCGCCCATGATGCTGCAAACCCTGGTCGAAAATGCCATCAAACACGGCATTTCGCGGGAAATAAGAGGTGGAACGATATCTGTAGGTTCTCATGTAAAGGAAATGCAGCACGAGCTTACGATCCGTAACACCGGGCAAATCAGGGGAGAGGCTTCCAACGGCGGTGGATTCGGCCTCCAGAGCACCCGCCAGCGGCTGGAACTGCTGTTCGGCAAGCGGGCATCATTCGAGATCCGCAACCTGGACGCACAAACAGTTGAAGCTAAAGTGTTAATGCCACTGTTCTGA
- a CDS encoding LytR/AlgR family response regulator transcription factor: MKKALIIDDERLARSELKKLLADHPEIVVIGEAVNAKDGVEKIETLRPDLLFLDIQMPDKTGFDLLAELERTPQVIFTTAYDEYALKAFEYNALDYLLKPVEPKRLADAIHKLHQQEEKERLAAAAGLRNILSENDQVFVKDGDRCWFVKLQEIRLFESVGNYARVYFETNKPLILKSLNALEERLDERVFFRANRKHIVNLRMIEKIDTYFNGGLLLEMKGGKK; this comes from the coding sequence ATGAAAAAAGCATTGATTATTGATGATGAGCGCCTGGCCAGGAGCGAGTTAAAGAAACTGCTGGCAGACCATCCGGAAATCGTCGTGATTGGAGAGGCGGTAAATGCAAAAGACGGGGTTGAAAAGATAGAGACCTTACGCCCGGATCTCCTGTTCCTGGACATTCAAATGCCGGATAAAACGGGGTTCGACCTGCTGGCCGAACTGGAACGTACGCCACAGGTGATTTTTACCACGGCTTACGATGAGTACGCACTTAAAGCATTTGAGTATAATGCGCTCGACTACCTGCTCAAGCCGGTAGAGCCGAAAAGGCTGGCAGACGCTATCCATAAATTACATCAGCAGGAAGAAAAGGAGCGTTTGGCCGCAGCAGCCGGCCTGCGTAATATCCTCTCCGAAAACGACCAGGTGTTCGTAAAAGATGGTGATCGCTGCTGGTTCGTTAAACTTCAGGAGATAAGGCTGTTCGAAAGCGTTGGTAACTATGCCCGCGTATATTTCGAAACCAACAAGCCGCTGATCCTGAAGTCGCTGAATGCATTGGAAGAACGCCTCGACGAGCGCGTATTCTTCCGGGCAAACCGCAAACATATTGTGAATCTGAGGATGATTGAAAAGATCGACACGTACTTTAACGGTGGACTTTTGCTGGAAATGAAAGGGGGGAAAAAATAG
- a CDS encoding geranylgeranylglyceryl/heptaprenylglyceryl phosphate synthase, translating into MQKKIYNSFLERKAKGTKSFAVLVDPDKVTPSGISELTAKCTEAKVDYLFLGGSLVITNHLDEVIQQIKATCDIPVILFPGSPSQVSRYADALLYLSVISGRNAELLIGQHVISAVPVKKSGLEVMSTGYMVIDGGAPTTVSYISNTNPIPADKDDIAMATAMAGEMLGNKVIYMDAGSGARKPITESMIHRVSSQVEVPVIVGGGIRDAEKAYLNCKAGADIIVVGNAIEKDLSLIKEIADAVHTAPVKI; encoded by the coding sequence ATGCAGAAAAAAATTTACAATTCATTCCTAGAGAGAAAGGCCAAGGGAACAAAGTCTTTTGCGGTCCTGGTGGACCCCGATAAGGTAACCCCTTCAGGCATTTCGGAATTGACTGCGAAATGTACGGAAGCGAAGGTCGACTACCTCTTCCTGGGAGGCAGCCTGGTGATTACCAACCATCTCGACGAAGTTATCCAGCAGATCAAAGCTACCTGTGACATTCCGGTTATTTTATTCCCCGGCAGCCCGTCGCAAGTCTCCCGTTATGCGGATGCCTTACTGTACCTTTCCGTGATTTCCGGTCGTAATGCAGAATTACTGATCGGTCAGCATGTTATTTCTGCCGTTCCGGTTAAAAAAAGCGGCCTGGAAGTAATGTCTACCGGTTACATGGTGATAGACGGCGGTGCTCCCACTACGGTTTCCTACATCAGCAATACAAATCCCATCCCTGCAGATAAAGACGATATTGCCATGGCTACGGCGATGGCCGGCGAAATGCTGGGTAACAAGGTAATATATATGGACGCCGGCAGCGGCGCACGCAAACCGATTACAGAAAGCATGATCCACCGGGTGAGCAGCCAGGTAGAAGTGCCGGTAATTGTAGGTGGTGGTATCCGTGATGCGGAGAAAGCTTACCTCAATTGCAAAGCAGGTGCGGATATTATCGTGGTGGGTAACGCTATCGAAAAAGACCTTTCCCTGATAAAAGAAATTGCGGACGCAGTGCATACTGCCCCGGTTAAAATTTAA
- a CDS encoding vitamin B12-dependent ribonucleotide reductase — protein MKNQEKRKTGIAFTRHFTKDGISPFDQFEYDLRTSVIRNPGGDVVFEMNNVEVPRGWSQIATDILAQKYFRKAGVPQPDGSLGRETSVKQVVHRMANCWRVWGERSGYFASKNDADVFYEELAYCMLNQACVPNSPQWFNSGLHESYGITGKPQGHYYVDNATGKLEKSTSAYERPQPHACFILSVGDDLVNDGGIMDLWVREARIFKYGSGVGTNYSQIRGENEKLSGGGTSSGLMSFLKIGDRAAGAIKSGGTTRRAAKMVCLDLDHPEIESFVNWKVEEEKKVAALIAAGYSSDYEGEAYRTVSGQNSNNSVRIPNTFFHQLEKDGDWDLIARTTGKTMRSIKARSLWDQIAYAAWRCADPGTQYDTTINEWHTCPQGGRINASNPCSEYMFLDNTACNLASVNLRKFFDEERNVFDVAGFEYTVRLWTVVLEVSVLMAQFPSPEVAQLSYEYRTLGLGYANLGSMLMVSGIAYDSEEARGIAGAITAIMTGVSYKTSAEMAEHLGAFPKYEENRVDMLRVMRNHRAAAYDATEAYEGLEIKPQGINARFCPDYLLKAATKAWDDAVQLGEKFGYRNAQATVIAPTGTIGLVMDCDTTGVEPDFALVKFKKLSGGGYFKIINQSIPTALQNLGYKPNEVKAIVDYAKGTGSFAGAPYINLQSLSEKGFIAEELKKLDAAVISSFDISFVFNVYTLGEECLQRLGFTPEQYFNFEFSLLHELGFSDEQIDAANDYVCGTMTVEGAPYLKEAHLPVFDCANKCGKKGERYIHPHGHIRMMAAAQPFISGAISKTINLPHEAVVEEIADAYKMSWELGLKACALYRDGSKLSQPLSNKADKKKKTEAVEEAPLAGSQIIDLDQLTVDELLEEVNKRVQASPDTQLKRALSRIIERKTLPAKRRGFTQKAKVGGQAVFLRTGEYNDGTLGEIFIDLAKEGSTLRSLMNCFAISVSVGLQYGVPLEEFVDKFVFTRFEPAGMVDHPNIRSATSLIDYIFRALGYEYLGRTDLVHIHDAVGNTGEDEWDEPVVKPELSNVRIIGANHPAPQSTQKAKQAVSAAGGENSTQDYMRSMQSDAPACNTCGHITVRSGTCYKCLNCGNSMGCS, from the coding sequence ATGAAAAATCAAGAGAAAAGAAAAACCGGTATTGCCTTTACCAGGCACTTCACCAAAGATGGCATTAGTCCCTTCGATCAGTTTGAATATGACCTGCGAACGTCGGTGATCCGTAACCCGGGCGGTGACGTGGTATTTGAGATGAACAATGTGGAAGTGCCCCGTGGGTGGTCGCAGATTGCGACCGATATCCTGGCTCAGAAATATTTCCGTAAGGCAGGCGTGCCTCAGCCAGATGGCAGCCTGGGTCGCGAAACCTCCGTGAAACAGGTTGTACACCGCATGGCTAACTGCTGGCGGGTTTGGGGCGAGCGCTCCGGCTACTTTGCCTCTAAGAACGATGCAGATGTGTTTTACGAGGAGCTGGCCTATTGTATGCTCAACCAGGCCTGTGTGCCTAACTCTCCCCAATGGTTTAACAGCGGCCTGCACGAAAGCTACGGCATCACGGGTAAACCCCAGGGTCACTATTATGTAGATAACGCCACCGGTAAACTGGAAAAGTCAACATCGGCCTACGAACGTCCGCAGCCGCACGCGTGTTTCATCCTCAGCGTGGGTGACGACCTTGTGAACGATGGCGGCATTATGGACCTTTGGGTACGCGAGGCGCGCATCTTTAAATATGGCTCCGGCGTAGGTACCAACTACTCCCAGATACGGGGTGAGAACGAGAAACTCAGTGGCGGCGGTACCTCCAGCGGTTTAATGAGTTTCCTGAAAATCGGCGACCGTGCAGCAGGGGCCATCAAGTCGGGCGGTACTACCCGCCGGGCAGCTAAAATGGTGTGCCTCGACCTCGACCATCCTGAAATTGAAAGCTTCGTGAACTGGAAGGTGGAAGAAGAAAAGAAAGTGGCAGCCCTCATTGCGGCGGGCTACTCCTCCGATTATGAAGGCGAGGCCTATCGCACCGTATCCGGACAAAACTCCAACAACTCCGTTCGTATACCCAATACCTTCTTCCACCAGTTGGAAAAAGACGGCGACTGGGATTTGATTGCCCGCACCACCGGCAAAACCATGCGCTCCATTAAGGCACGCAGCCTGTGGGACCAGATCGCCTACGCCGCCTGGCGCTGTGCAGATCCCGGCACACAATACGATACCACCATCAACGAATGGCACACCTGTCCGCAGGGCGGCCGCATTAACGCGTCCAACCCGTGCTCAGAGTACATGTTCCTCGATAATACCGCCTGTAACCTCGCATCCGTGAACCTCCGTAAGTTCTTCGACGAAGAGCGCAACGTGTTTGACGTAGCGGGTTTTGAATATACCGTAAGATTGTGGACCGTAGTATTGGAAGTATCCGTACTGATGGCGCAATTCCCGTCACCCGAAGTGGCGCAGTTAAGCTACGAGTATCGCACCCTGGGTCTTGGCTATGCCAACCTGGGTTCTATGCTCATGGTGAGTGGCATTGCGTACGACAGCGAAGAGGCGCGTGGCATTGCCGGGGCGATTACCGCGATTATGACCGGCGTGTCTTACAAAACCTCCGCAGAAATGGCCGAACATCTCGGTGCCTTCCCTAAATACGAAGAGAACCGGGTGGATATGCTGCGTGTAATGCGCAATCACCGTGCGGCTGCATACGACGCTACCGAAGCCTATGAAGGGCTGGAAATAAAGCCGCAGGGCATCAATGCAAGGTTCTGCCCCGACTACCTGTTAAAAGCGGCTACAAAGGCCTGGGACGATGCCGTGCAACTGGGCGAAAAGTTCGGTTACCGCAACGCACAGGCAACCGTGATTGCGCCTACCGGCACCATCGGCCTGGTGATGGACTGCGATACTACCGGCGTAGAGCCCGATTTTGCCCTGGTGAAGTTTAAGAAACTTTCCGGCGGCGGGTATTTCAAGATCATCAACCAAAGTATTCCCACGGCGCTGCAAAACCTCGGGTACAAACCGAACGAGGTAAAAGCCATCGTGGATTACGCTAAAGGAACGGGCTCCTTTGCCGGGGCGCCTTACATTAACCTGCAAAGCCTCAGCGAGAAAGGTTTTATTGCCGAAGAGCTGAAAAAGCTGGACGCTGCCGTGATATCCTCCTTCGACATTTCCTTTGTATTTAACGTATACACGCTGGGAGAGGAGTGCCTGCAACGGTTGGGCTTTACCCCCGAGCAGTACTTCAACTTCGAGTTCAGCCTGCTGCACGAACTGGGCTTTAGCGACGAGCAGATCGACGCGGCCAACGACTACGTTTGCGGCACCATGACCGTAGAAGGTGCGCCGTACCTCAAGGAAGCGCATCTGCCCGTATTCGACTGCGCCAACAAATGTGGTAAGAAGGGAGAGCGGTATATACACCCGCACGGCCACATCCGCATGATGGCCGCCGCACAGCCGTTTATTTCCGGCGCCATCTCCAAAACCATTAACCTGCCCCACGAGGCGGTTGTAGAGGAGATCGCGGACGCTTATAAAATGAGCTGGGAACTGGGCCTGAAGGCCTGCGCCCTGTACCGCGACGGCTCCAAACTGAGTCAGCCGCTGAGCAATAAGGCCGATAAAAAGAAGAAAACCGAAGCAGTCGAAGAAGCGCCGTTAGCCGGTAGCCAGATCATTGACCTGGACCAACTCACCGTTGACGAGCTGCTGGAAGAAGTGAATAAACGCGTACAGGCCAGTCCCGATACGCAGTTGAAACGCGCCCTGAGTCGGATCATCGAACGTAAAACCCTGCCGGCTAAACGCCGCGGCTTTACGCAAAAGGCGAAAGTGGGCGGACAGGCAGTGTTCCTCCGCACCGGCGAATACAACGACGGCACCCTGGGCGAGATCTTTATCGACCTGGCGAAAGAGGGCAGCACCTTACGCAGCCTCATGAACTGTTTCGCGATCTCCGTATCGGTGGGTCTGCAGTATGGCGTGCCGCTGGAGGAGTTTGTAGATAAGTTCGTGTTTACCCGTTTTGAGCCGGCCGGTATGGTAGACCATCCGAATATCCGCTCTGCCACCTCGCTGATCGATTATATTTTCCGGGCGCTGGGTTATGAGTACCTGGGGCGCACCGACCTCGTGCACATCCACGACGCGGTAGGCAATACCGGTGAAGATGAGTGGGATGAGCCCGTGGTGAAGCCGGAGTTGTCGAATGTGCGGATTATTGGCGCAAACCACCCGGCCCCGCAGTCCACACAAAAGGCTAAACAGGCCGTGTCGGCCGCCGGTGGAGAGAACAGCACCCAGGATTACATGCGGAGTATGCAGAGCGATGCCCCGGCCTGTAACACCTGTGGCCATATTACGGTACGTTCCGGTACCTGTTATAAATGCCTGAACTGCGGTAACAGCATGGGATGTAGCTGA